The following coding sequences are from one Delphinus delphis chromosome 19, mDelDel1.2, whole genome shotgun sequence window:
- the DLX4 gene encoding homeobox protein DLX-4: MTSLPCPLPGPDASKAVFPDIAPVPSVVAAYQLGLSPATAAASDLPYSGPYGHVLPYPYTGPATPGDSYLPCQLPTAPSQQSHQEWEPDSEKPPLSPEPSERRPQASTKKLRKPRTIYSSLQLQHLNQRFQHTQYLALPERAQLAAQLGLTQTQVKIWFQNKRSKYKKLLKQNSGGQEGGFPGRSPSLSPCSPPLPPPWDLPKAGALPTSAYGNNFGAWYQHHSPDVLAPPQMM, translated from the exons ATGACCTCTTTGCCCTGCCCGCTCCCTGGCCCGGACGCCTCCAAAGCCGTCTTCCCGGACATCGCCCCCGTCCCATCGGTAGTGGCTGCCTACCAGCTTGGCCTGTCCCCCGCAACCGCAGCCGCCTCCGATTTGCCCTATTCTGGGCCGTATGGCCACGTCCTGCCCTATCCCTACACTGGGCCGGCGACCCCCGGAGACTCCTACCTGCCCTGCCAGCTACCCACGGCGCCGTCTCAGCAGTCTCATCAAGAGTGGGAGCCAG ACTCGGAGAAGCCGCCGCTGTCCCCGGAGCCCTCGGAGCGGCGCCCGCAGGCCTCGACCAAGAAGCTCCGGAAGCCGAGGACCATCTATTCGAGTCTGCAGCTGCAGCACCTGAACCAGCGTTTCCAGCACACGCAGTACCTGGCTCTGCCCGAGAGGGCCCAGCTGGCCGCGCAGCTTGGCCTCACCCAGACACAG GTAAAGATCTGGTTTCAGAACAAACGTTCCAAGTACAAGAAGCTCCTGAAGCAGAACTCTGGGGGacaggaagggggcttccctgggaggtccccctccctgtctccctgttCCCCACCCCTTCCACCCCCCTGGGATCTACCCAAGGCaggggccctgcccaccagtgccTATGGCAACAACTTCGGAGCCTGGTATCAGCATCACTCCCCTGATGTCCTGGCTCCACCTCAGATGATGTGA